aacacgcttaacgccggcttgagacgagtgactagaggctttcgtcttgacgggatggggcatggcgtgcgtcagaccgccagtcgccacctaacccgtgatctgaccggtctgtgactggtcacagaccggataaagggaCGCGCCGTGCTgcactgcatgcagcgtgacacgcttgaccagactgcaataaatgctgttaggtgagcacagctgtgctcacttatcccatatacgtggcgcagacttcctaaagggggtcggggtgccccggccctcggggccagggcaagcgcaacccgacccccccctcgggggaaatcaggaggagggcggacacctcaccctcgggcccgacgtccccgaaggtgccaggccacgtgggcgattgtgtctgcctcaagcctctagtcatgatactcccggtcccatatcaccgacaaacatgaatattacttCATGCGtgacttctttttattttttgtaaatttttcaaataaaacggatgtACAAACGTTGGACATAGAAACCCCACAACcatacttaaaatgggacggatggagtatcaaATAGTTTCCATGctcaacatgtatatatatatatagacatcaTGTCAGATAACTATATATCTAATGGGTGGTTTCTTCATAATAAATTTTCATTCAATTATCTCTATTCACTCTTCTTTCATCCAGCTATTCTCTTATTTTTATTCTTGTTCTTGGTTTATGTGTAGAGCTATTTTTTCCATGAGAAATGTTCTCTCTTCTCATTAAAAACTCTTTTCCACCTCAGCTTTTTTATGTGACAGTATAATTAATGCTATGGAAATTAGTTGAGGTGGAGGGTTTGGACTGTCCTTATTTATTGTTGGCCCATAAATGAAGAAGTATTAAATAAGTTATATCTTTCTATATCTCTTAAATTTTATCTGCTCATTATTATTTTTGATTGTAACATTTAGCGCATTTTTAATGGGAAATTTTATTCCGCTGATACAAAGTTTTATTTCATTGTTCTTTTCAATGGCTTCGTTCCGCTGCCTAGTACAACGCTGACATATAGTCAACCGGCTGTTACTTGCATCCGAACAAGCCCATTTATATCTCACGTTTCATTGAAGTCCATTTTTTGTTAAATAAATCTCTTGATATGTCATTGACTTACGCCGtgtttatttcaaaataattcttcaaacttccaatttctccatcacatcaaaacttttctacacacacaaacttctaacttttccgttacattgttccaattttaattaaacttccaattttagtgtaAACTAAATACAGCCTTATTTAGAgcccctttgaattggaggaaaaaaatatagtaattttggaggatttcaatcctataggaaaatttcttgTAAGGCCCTTTGAAATataggattgaatcctatccaatactttgaaatttctatggaatggacaatcctatagagattttgaaggaaatttagtaagagcttcaacctcttgataaatttcctttgagtctatctctctcatccaattcctacgtttttcctgcagttcaatcaaacggtcattcccgTGTTTTCCTGCGTTttacaatcctctgttttacacctaaattcctatcaaaatcttacgtttttcctatttctatattttttttaatcatgcgATTCAGAGGGCCTTATATTGTATGTTATGTAGTGAGATTAAAATTCTTACCAAACCTGCTATGAAAATGACCATATATTATATAAATCAAATGTTTTCGAATGAGCAGAATCTGATACATTTAACAATTGACAAACTGATTCTGCTCGCCTCTGTCCCCTTTAAATTCAACTGCGTCGGTCGAAAcaaaccccaaaaaaaaaacaaagaaagaaaatcccccgatccccttctctctcccgcggccggcggcgcgagcgtcggcggcggcggagcggcgtcTCTGCTGCTGGAGCTGCTCTGagctgcttgcttgcttgcacaTTGCTGGTTGTCGCCGATGAAGCTGCTTCAGCGCGTCAACCCCACGGCAGCGGCGTCGCTCAcggcgctcgccgtcgtcgtgctgCTCACGGCGTCGGCAAGCCGCCCTTCGTTCCTCCGGAGGTTCGAGCCCAGCATCGCGTCGCTGCCGAGGGCCGCccggcgcgccgcgccggcggacTGCGACATCTTCCGCGGCGAGTGggtgcccgccaccgccgccgacgacggcgcggcgccgtACTACACGAACGCCACCTGCGGGGAGATCCAGGAGCACCAGAACTGCATGAAGTACGGCCGCCCCGACCTCGGCTTcctccggtggcggtggcgcccgGAGCGCTGCGAGCTCCCGCGGTTCGACGCGGCGGCGTTCCTGGACCTCCTCAGGGGCAAGTCCATGGCGTTCGTCGGCGACTCGCTCTCCAGGAACCATATGCAGTCTCTCCTGTGCCTCCTCTCCAAGGTAACAACAAAAACATTTTCGCACATTTCAGGATAAATTCGCGTCGAAAtgtcatttgttttttttcttcttttgaagGTGGAGAATCCGAGAGAAGTCCCCAAGACGGCGGATCCAGAGTTCAGGGCGGTGCGGTACGAGTCCCACAACTTCACCGTCGCCGTCTTCCGGTCGCCGTACCTCGTGACGGCGAACCAGTCGGACCCCGCCGGCGGGATGTGGGACCTCTACCTCGACGAGCCGGACGCCGCCTGGGCGACCGCCGTGGCGGGCTTCGACTACGTCGTCGTCTCCACGGGGATCTGGTTCAACCGCCCGACCATGTTCTACGAGCGCGGCCGCCTCGTCGGCTGCTACAGCTGCCGCCTCCCGGGCGTCCCCGACCTCACCCTCCGCTACTCCCTGCCCCTGGCGTTCCGCACCGCGCTGCGCGCGCTCACCGCCGCAAGCGTG
The Oryza sativa Japonica Group chromosome 6, ASM3414082v1 DNA segment above includes these coding regions:
- the LOC4340736 gene encoding protein trichome birefringence-like 19; the encoded protein is MKLLQRVNPTAAASLTALAVVVLLTASASRPSFLRRFEPSIASLPRAARRAAPADCDIFRGEWVPATAADDGAAPYYTNATCGEIQEHQNCMKYGRPDLGFLRWRWRPERCELPRFDAAAFLDLLRGKSMAFVGDSLSRNHMQSLLCLLSKVENPREVPKTADPEFRAVRYESHNFTVAVFRSPYLVTANQSDPAGGMWDLYLDEPDAAWATAVAGFDYVVVSTGIWFNRPTMFYERGRLVGCYSCRLPGVPDLTLRYSLPLAFRTALRALTAASVFNGTVIVRTLSPTSHFEGGEWDKGGDCRRTRPTAASEARMSGLDVDFHAAQVEEFRRAEAAAAASGSAVRMLLMDATAAMVARADGHPSRYGHWAHENVTLYNDCVHWCLPGPVDVWNEMLLQMLLRHQS